The following is a genomic window from Vitis vinifera cultivar Pinot Noir 40024 chromosome 6, ASM3070453v1.
TTTCTAGACTTAGTGCATCCATTGCCAAGAAAGATGACGATCATATCACCTTTTGTAATAATTCAATGCCTCTTTTTGTAAAGCCATAtcataaatataatgaaattaaaaggcaaattaatcaatcaaataattaaaatttaaaatttacatgGCAGTAGGTGAGGGAATTGTTCAGTTAAGAATGAAGAGAGACCACACTCGAGGAAATATTATTGAGGGCATTGATGTTGACTTCCCATATTCACACCTAATTAAAAAGGTgattaagaaaataaacaaaaacaaccCAAAAAGAGTGAAAGATATATTGCTAGGAAAGATTGTTCAAAATGATCCCAAGTTATAAAAATGAACTCTTTCATTAAGATGACCTTTTTGAATACTTttatccttttttgttttttgttttttgtttgccttcaaaattataatctttcctttatttatgttattttatttactttatcatttttttttctaatttttcatttatttcttctaCTTACTTTTTCTCTTCTATGAAGTCTCATTATAACTTCATCTTTAACTTAATCTCTCTCTTACCCCATAATTTCATCTTTAGTTTAGTCATGTCTTATGAAGCTAATTGTATTTTCCTCCCTAACTTACTCTCTAAGTTGTTAGTAATCCTTGATCTCAATTCTTTCTCGtactccatttttattttcattcaaggTGCTCATTAAAATTACACAAGGgctaaatttaaattataagagTTAATTTCAATTACATTCCCTCAAGTTTTGGCTTAGATACACCTTACCTCAActggtttgaaatttcatcaattatCTCTCTTATTTTAAGTGAAAGGGGAGGTgagtaaaattaataaatgaaaaggtAAAGgatatatttgatgaaattttaaatcaatgagCGAAAATATATTTAGCTGAAACATCAtggaaaatgaattaaattaactttataCAAAACTTAACTGAGATTAAATTCTTGTAAAGTTTCTCACTTAATCTATCATGAGATTATGTTCAAAATCATAATAGTGATGAGATCTCAAACTTCATATCTTAACACAGTCAATTGAACTTATCTTGATGAGTTTGAAGTCTCAAAATTGTTTTGAGATCCCTAGCTAGAAATAATCGCTAAagcccttaattttttttattaaaatgtctGTGAGCTTGATTGAGATCAATTTGGATTACTTTTAGAGATTCTAGAGGAATTTAGAAgaatatataaaggaaaaaacttAGGGAAGATGAAAAGTGTTAGTTAGAGCAGCCTTCTATTGCACCAAAAGAAGTGGGCGCACCCTTCTACTATGCCAAAAGGACTTGACGCATCTGTATAAGTATGCTAGGAAGGAAAATAAAGCAACAAGCCGACCTTTGACTTGAGAGATGGAGAACCCGTAAGCTGAATACACGTTCACACGTTCTCACTTCATGATGTGGTCCAACACTTTGACCACGTCCTCCACCATCTCACTTCCGCTGCGGTTAAGGAGCACGTTCCACCAACTGCTCAACATGGTGGCAAGAGCAACGTGGTTTGATGGAAGCCACTGTTATAAAGTTTTCAGAAAATGGTCCCGAACTCACTCTGCTATTATCTTcaaaaacaccatctaaaaaaGAGAGATTAGAGTTTGGAAACCAAAGGTTGAATCGATTCCAGCAACTTGATCTGATGGCTGGAGGTAAGTAGACTACAAGTCTTTTACAGATTGAATTCATGTTGTAAGTGTTCATTGAATTGTTTATATGCATTATGAACTGGttacatttggtatcagagccattaAAACCTTGCCTCTGCCTTGGTATCTATTTTGCACCAGAATTGTTTAGTTAATGTTTCCTTTTCTGGTTATAAAATACAATCATACAGTATGCTTGAGAGGAATATCCGTTTTATGATCTCTCAATtactacttaaaaaaattaaaatacccATGCTTGCCGACACCACAAATGAAGGATCATTGCTACTGCCACTGtagtataattttaataaagtcGGCTCTGGATGGTGAGCCTCCACCCAATCTATGAGCCATAGCTTTACTTGAAAGAACCCATTTGCCAAACTTGGAGATCGACTTCTCCAATTATCTCCAATGAAAGCCACTATTCGGCGACTTTCCGACAGAAATCCTGCATCATTTCCGAAGTGGGTCTGCCTCCGGTACACCCATTTCCAAAGGTGACCATGATAAGGGCTAAGGAAGCAATCTGGTGGGTGTTTAAGAGGCCATTGTCACTGTGAGTCATGCAAAGCTTTCCTGAAGCGCTGCCAGGCTGTTTTGCGGCTGAAGCATGGTGTTGCCTGTGAGGAGAGGCGCTGTCTATCTGGTGCATTTAGTCTCCACCGTCATTGCCTCAATTCTGCCATGGTCAGACTTGGACTAGCGGCGGTGGATTTGGTGCCGGAAAAAGCGGCAACAGTGGCGTTCATCCGCTGGTGATGCAGGCTGCTTGAAAGGCACTGCGTGGGGTTGTTCTTGCATGTGTTGCAGACGGCTCCATAGCTAGCTAATAATGGTGCAATCCATGTGGGTGGCGGCGAGTACGTGGCTACCAGTGATGAAGTAGTCCATGGGGTGGCGGAAAATTAGGATGGTGGGTTTTCGTTGCagttgataataataataataataataataaaaactagagAGAGATTGAGTTCTGCTAAGTTTTTGGGCCTTGGTATAAGTGACTTTTGGGCCTATGAAGCTTATTGCATGACAGTGGCCCATTTTACTGAATTAAGGGGCTTTAAGTGTTGGGCTATGGGTTAATTGTTAAAATTGGGTCAATTTAGGTTCTTATGGCCcggtttaaattatttttttgggctTGTAACTGATTGTGAAATTTGGGCCAATTTAGGCAATTATGACctgtttgaaataattttattgggTTTAGGCATCCATTCATAATTTGAAAccttttaaattattctaaattatatgtgatttttatacatgcaaattaaattatttattttaatttatatgtttgtatgtgTAAAAATATAGCCTAAATttagttagatatattaaaattatatcatatagtaTGCATGCAATTGTTGCCTAAAATttagttagatatattaaaaatatatcatatagtTTTAATGTCCAGTGAAtccatatgattttttaaataattaaggaatagccacaacatccttcattatataaaaattatatattaataaggatcacattatggacattaattgtaattaactatataaatatgatgattttaCCCCACAGggttttcattatgtttatataattaattaggataaaatattaaaattaatttttcctaatttacccACATAAGTtatgaataattaatttaataggtttatcataaagattatagacagaaaatatcaaactatattcataataaatttcataattcaataaaatagtttgataaagtCTATCATAAAGATAATTAATCTGATTGAATTAAAGATTTAGCCTACGGgcaatttttaacaaaattagattcaattttaagcatgttctacattggtaaagcatgaatttatattaaagcctcaaattttttaataagcttGTAATCCTTTTGTGCAGTTTTACCTAGCATATCTGATATTCGTTGTGAGGTTCCCGAACTTAGAGGAGATAACTTTaagatatggaaggagagaattcttcttcaattagggtGCATGGACATAGATTATGCTATAAGGAAAGATGAACCACATAAGATCATTGATACCAACACACTTGAAGAAATATTATTGTACGAACACTGGGAGAAATCTAATCGCCTTAGCGTGATGTACATTAAGACAAAAATCAGTGCTGGTATACGTGGTTCAATCGAGCAACATGAGAATGTCTGTGAATTGCTAAAGGCTATTGGCGAGCAATTCGTCACTTCAGATAAAGCCTTGGCAAGCAccctaattatgaagttcacaTCCCTGAAGCTCACCGGTATAAGAGGTGTGCGTGAACATATCATGGAGATGAGGGACATTGTGGCTCAATTGAAGAAACTCGAGGTAGAAATGTCTGAATCTTTCTTGGTGCACTTTATCCTTAACACTCTTCCACCTCAATATggacctttcaaaatctcttacaacacacataaggataagtggtctattaatgaattgatgaccatgtgtgttcaagaggaaGGAAGGTTATTGATGGAACAGGGAGAAAGTGCCATGCTGGTGAtgcaaaggaaaggaaagaaaggaaaatctcaagcTAGTCAGAAAGGGAAGCAACAAATTCCTCCCAAATCTGACATTAAGAAAGACGAAAAGTGTTTTTCTGTAAAAAAAAAGGACACGTGAAGAAGAAGTGTCTGAAATTTCAGAAttggcttgagaagaaaggtaaccctacctcatttgtttgctatgaatctaatatggttaatgtaaacaccaacacatggtggattgattctggatctacaatccacatttcaaattccttgcagGGTATGCAAAACTAAGGAAGCCAATGACAAGTGAGCAATTCATCTTATCCGGAAACAAGATGGGCTCGCATGTGGAAGCAATAGGGACATGTTATTTAACTTTATATGGTGGTTTTATTTTGGAATTGCAAAGGACCTTTTATGTACCAAGTTTCTCACGAaacttgatttcagtttctagacttgtaccgtttggatattcctttcatttttcagaaacatctttcagtttgatttataaatctgaATGTGTTGGGAATGTTATCTTGTCTGATGgtctttattgtatattattaCAAAATGATACCGCTCATAATTCATTACATGTCCAAACTGGCATTAAGAGATGTGTTGTAAAAGAGGATTCCTCTACATTGTGGCACCAgagattaggtcatatctccatagatagaatcaaaagattggtgaatgatggggtacttagtactctagattttactgactttgagacttgtgtggactgcattaaggGTAAGTAGACCAATAAGTCAAAAAGAGGTGCTACTAGGAATTCCAGCATActagagatcatacatactgatatatgtagtcttgacatggactctcatggtcagaaatacttcatctctttcatagatgatttctcacgatacatgtatctctacatatttcataataaaaatgaagctttagatgcctttaaagtcttcaaggcagaagtagagaaacaatatggtaaacaaattaagattgtgAGATCAGATAaaggtggagaatattatggtagatacttggaagatggacaatcacctgggccatttgcgaagtttcttcaagagcatgggattgttgcccaatacaccatgtctggttctccagaccaaaatggtgtagcagaaagaagaaaccGAACTTTATTGGACATGGTGAGGAGTATGCTTAGCAGCTCAAAACTTCCTAAATTCTTGTGGACTGAAGCACTTAATACAGCAGTGTATATATTAAACCGAGTTCCAACCAAGGTTGTCCCAAAGACGCCATTTGAGTTATTGAAATGTTGGAAACCGAGTTTGCGACATATGCGCGTTTGGGGATGCTCGTCtgaagtgagaatttataatccacaagagaagaaactggacccaaggactattagtgggtatttcattggatatgttGAAAAGTCTAAGGGGTACAGATTTTACTGTCCATCTCATAGTATTAGGATTGTGGAATCAagaaatgctaaatttcttgaatatgacttggtcagtgggagcgatcaatttagaaacatagtttctgatattgatcatacagagtctcaaccttccacttcaagtgatagattgtttattgttcataaCACCCCTCAAGTACAATCGGGTGTAGAACGAACAATCACTGAAGTTCAACCAGTTGTTGAAGTTCCACAAGCTGTTGACAACATTCCAGTAGATCAAGTTGATCAGGAGTTTCCTGATACTTCTGGACaacaagttgaacctcatacttcCTTAGAAGATATTGGTGCAACCTTAAGAAGGTCTACTCAAACTAAGAGGTCAGCAATTCCTAATGATTATGTAGTGTATCTACAGGAATGTGACTACAATATAGGAGCCGAAAATGATCCCGAatcattttcacaagccatgagttGCAAAGAATCAGAATTGTGGTAcaatgccatgaaggatgagatgagttccatgaagtgcaacgatgtttgggaccttgttgagttgcctaatggtgcaaaaaccattggttgttaatgggtttttaagacaaagaaagactcattaggcaacattgagagatacaaggccagacttgttgcaaaggggttcactcagaAAGAAGGAATCGATTACACGGAAACTTTTTCTcctgtatctaagaaagattccttacacattatattggcattagtagcccactttgatttggaattgcaacaaatggatgtgaaaacaacatttcttaatggagagctagaggaggaggtttacatgaaacaacctgaaggattcccctctagtgatggtgagcaattggtttgtaagcttaagaaatccatataaggtttaaaacaagcatcccgccaatggtatttaaaatttcataacataatttcttcatttggttttgaagaaaatgttatggatcaatgcatataccttaaggtcagtgggagtaaagtttgttttcttgttttatacgtggatgacatcttacttgcaaccaatgataagggtttacttcatgaggtgaaacaattcctctctaaaatttttgacatgaaggatatgggtgaggcatcttatgtcattggcattaagatccatagagacagatttaaaggtatcttaggtttgtctcaagaaacctatatcaataaagttttaaagAGATTTCAGATGAAGAATTGTTCACCTAGTGTTTCTCCTATAGTGAAGGGTGATAGGTTCAATCTGAACCAATGCCCGAAAAACGATCTTGAgagggaacaaatgaagaacattccatatgcttctgcagtcggaagtttgatgtatgctcaagtctgcacaaggcctgacattgcatttgctgttggaatgttaggacgatatcagagtaacccaggtatagaccactggaaagctgcaaagaaagtgatgagatgTCTTCAAGGAACCAAATATTACAAGCTTATGCACAGACGAACAAGCAATTTAGAGGTAGTTGGCTACTCAGATTCAGACTTTGCTGGCTGTGTTGATTCACGTAAATCAacatttggatacatttttatattggccGGTGGAGCTATATCTTGGAGGAGCGTTAAGCAGACCATGACTGCTACTTCTACTATGGAAGCTGagttcatatcttgttttgaggctacttcacatggtgtatggcttaagagtttcattttcgggcttagagttatggattcaATATCTAGGCCATTGAGTATATATTACGACAATTCAGCTGCAGTCTTTATggcaaagaacaataaaagtggaagtcgaagcaagcacatcgacattaagtatctagtcataagagaacgtgttaaagaaaagaaagtggttaTTGAGCACATTAGCACTGAATTGATGATCGTTGATCCTTTGACTAAGGGCATGCTACCattgaaattcaaggatcatgtagtgaacatgggacttagttcccttatgtagtttctattgtacaaactcttattatgatgttttctcatattgatgcgcactttttatttaattttgagaaaattcaacttcattggaccaagaatgaacatagggtttattcattaagtaatattgCCACATAAAGTATAATGTTAAGAAATGAGTACACTGTAATACATGGAAGGTAACACTCGTTAAATAGAGAACTTATCgccatgattcatgtatttgttacttaatggGACAATTGATGGACTAAATTAGGACATTAGGTTAAAGGtgtggaccaagtgggagaatgtaaGCTGAATACACGTTCACACGTTCTCACTTCATAATGTGGTCCAACACTTTGACCACGTCCTCCACCATCTCACTTCCGCTGCGGTTAAGGAGCACGTTCCACCAACTGCTCAACATGGTGGCAAGAGCAACGTGGTTTGATGGAAGCCACTGTTACAAAGTTTTCAGAAAATGGTCCCGAACTCACTCTGCTATTATCTTCAGAAACACCATCTAAAAAAGAGAGATTAGAGTTTGGAAACCAAAGGTTGAACCGATTCCAACAGCTTGACTTTTACAGATTGAATTCATGTTGTAAGTGTTCATTGAATTGTTTATATGCATTATGAACTGGTTACAGAACCCTCTCCCAGACTTAACTGGCGCACCTTTTAAGTGCGCCAAGGAAAAGAAAGAGTTGTGGCTCAACCCCATCAAGGATTGATAGGCATACTCTGTCCACTAAAGATTAAATGTGTTAGCACATCTCTTATCTCCCTCCATGAACAAATGGCGCATTTAATTATACATACACTGTAAGCATTGGGCTGCCTATCCGATGGTGCAATTCAAAAGCTGTGGCACGCTTGGTCAACGTATGAGAAGCATCCACTTGCATCCAACAATCTTGCATGGGTGGGGCACACCCAACCTAAGTGTTCTCGAAGTTTGGATGGTGTTGGAGCTGTTCTTTCCAAACTTCCAGCTTCTTCTTGTCTCACGTTCACCTGCAATGCAAGGTTTACCCGGTGAAGCCCCGGGCAGACACCTCCGATGGTTAAGTCTGTTGGAGTGTGATAAGCcaacttctttttaatttttcttcttagCTGTGTTCTTATACATCTCTTCACTTACCGCCGGGACCGGAGATAATGGGGGCATTTTCACCACATCACTAGCTACCCACTTTGCCACCTTCTCATGGCAGCAACCTTTTGGGCTAACCGCTCCCACCATTTTTGGCGTCTAACCCCAAGACCTTTCACATAACTTACCATATTTCTTTCTGGGCCAGAGACTCTGTCTAGTCCTCCAAATTCAGCTCTTAATTTTAAATGCTTGGGCCCAGGCCCATTGCTCCAAATCTGTGAGGGGTACCCACAGATGGCTACCACCATACATTCTACTGCAACCTTATTCATCAAGATGTGAACCAATCATGAAAACAAGGGAAGCAATTTAGAAAAAGGAATGGGGCCTCACAAGATATTTGGTGGAGAATTTGTTCTGCTACCATCTCTGAAAGGATCAAAGGTTGACTAATTTTAGGCTGGCAACCAGTAGTATTCTAGAAATAGAGAAGGGAAATTTGAGGAAAAGTCATCATTTTCCTTCTCAAATTTCCTTGGAGGGGTGTTCtagaatatagaatatagaagatattttttcttatcCCTTGGAGgggtgtttttagtttttcttcttGAAATACTTTGCAGGTACAAAACTGTATGAGCTTTTTGTTCATGGAGTTCTATGGGATTCTtcgaaaatgaatgaaattcaattttaaaagaagtcttttgtttctttgcttGAGTAATTTTTTACCTTAAGTTTAATTTCCCTCGCATGTTCTATCCATGAAGCACTAATTCACTTTACTGTTGTGGGTTGAAAGGGGTTGTATCCCTTGCAACTCAATTTAGTCCTCAATGGTTTCAAAGGGTAGCGGATAGGGAGGTGAAGTTCATGATTGTAGCAAATGCATGCATGTTGTAGCATTCTGAGAGCCCTAAGCTAAGCAACTCCATGAGCATGCTTGTACCTTATATATTTAGCTTCCACTTCTCTACTAGGTGTTACACCGAAAAACGAAAATAGGcaataagaaaatatgaataatttatgtgaaaaatcctaaacaaaaaaactaaggaTAAAGGAGAAGAAAATCCACTATATTAAAAAGTGGtacaaaaatagaaagaatCCAACTACTATTGGGTTAAAGTATAATTTTTCTTCACCATATATATCATACCACAAAGTTTTCAAGTCAAAccaaaaaacaattcatatcATCAAGCTCTAACATTgaaaaaagatgaaaacaaaTCTTTGTATAATGGTTATGGGAGTAACTTTAAATCTTAAAATTCTCATTCAAgctttttcaaatgaaatatattaatattaagtttcatttaaataatttattctttcGCTGATATAACAATGAGTTGAAATTTAGACTTGTTCAATTTGTTTATGTCAAACATTCAAATCTAAAGTAcatataacaaaatatcatgGGAATTTATAATATAAGCAATTTTTATGCAAAGAGCCAAATTGTAAAGAATAGAATATTATTTCGAAAGAGATCCAAATCAAGTcgttgtttttaataaattaaaaaaaaaaatgtttcatttgggggaaaaatgaaaaaagagcgACTGAATCAAATAAATTGCTC
Proteins encoded in this region:
- the LOC132253890 gene encoding uncharacterized protein LOC132253890, with translation MDIDYAIRKDEPHKIIDTNTLEEILLYEHWEKSNRLSVMYIKTKISAGIRGSIEQHENVCELLKAIGEQFVTSDKALASTLIMKFTSLKLTGIRGVREHIMEMRDIVAQLKKLENPLPDLTGAPFKCAKEKKELWLNPIKD